Sequence from the Methanosarcina siciliae T4/M genome:
TTGAAGTAATTATTTATAATCACAGGAGGTTGTAGGATTTACAACTAGCAGAACATTAATCCAATACTTACATCCAATACGTACATTATTGCAAAAATGATTTCCTATGTGAGAAATATGGAATATATGGTTACCAGTTTAAAATCGGAGTACATATTTAGAAACTATTTCAAAAAAAACATAAAAAATTCAGATTTATCGCATTAGTTCATCGGTGTAAAGTTATGAAAGCATGAAAGCAGCTTCGCAGAGATTTTAATTATCTTACCTTTAAGGTTCAAACTTATTATCGTTTTTATTAGGTTTATATCCTGTGACTTAGATAAGTAATTATTGGAAGTAAAGGTGTAAGAGAGTTAAACTCATTGTAACTACATAGCGAACTTAGAAGGAACAAAAGTTGAGCTTATACTTCCCAGATACTTCCTACATAAGTGCCAGTTAAACCCTGGCTGAAAAAGACAGGGAATAACTAATGCATCAGGAGTTTATGCGGAAGATGCTGAGAATCGGTATTTTCTGCATAAACTCTAATCCCCTTTAGAAAAAAAGTTATATGATTTTCCCTCTATAAACCCAAAAGTGCTTCATTGGTCATCGGTTAAGCATTAAATTCTCTTTTTTGTACATGTTTATACAATAAGATCTCTATCTCTTTACCTATGTATCCTCGTCCCCCGGATACTTTAAAAAACCTCTTTTTGGAATATTTTCCAAACATTGTTAAGGCGAATTGCTAAAGAAACGGCCTTATAGTACATTAACATAAAATTGGTCTTGTAATACTCTTTTGAGTTTTAACTCTCAGCTTTGGTGTACGTTTGCAGAGCACACTTGCAAGTTTGAAAAGAGAATATTAAACCGCAACACAGAGAACACCATTAAAGTGATTGGTGAACCTGTCAGAGAGTGCTTGGATATATATGCCCTTTAAGGGAACTCATCATTGATAACGGAAGTGAATTCGGAGCTCACAGGATCAACAAGAATGGTTCATAGGATCTCGAATTTAAAAAGCACATTGAGGAACTTGGAATTAAACCAATACTTGCAAGGAGTAAGACACCTCAGGTTCACGGAAAGATTGAGAAATTGTTCAATACACATCAATAATTCAGATAGAGTTTGAATTCTTAGAAATTGCCAATCGGGGAAAAATTCAGAATTGGAGTGGGGTTGTTTGGGTGGCAAAAAAAGGAACAAAATGAAAAAAGTTACAAAGAAAAAAGATTTCAGAACAAAGCAAAAACAGTTCCATGGATTTGTTTCAAAATATGGGCAAAATTGGGAAATGGGATAGAAACAAGCAATGGCTACTTTGTTGAAGTCCCCAATCTTCCTTATCGTTCTCACATTTTCGGGATAACGGTTAGCCTGCCGCTTCAAGGAGGTCCGAATTCCTTTCCCGGACACACCCTATATCTGGACGTGACCGAGATTCCGCACAGGCTAACCAAACCCCTATGAAAACATAGGAGAAATAAGATTAGGAAATGAGGAAATATAAAATTTTCGTAACTAACAGTAATTCCGACTGTCCTTGATGGAGAAATAAAAGAAGATAATGGCCAGCCATCATAAAAATTTCAGCGCAAAATTTCGCATTTTATAAATCTCCTCCAACTCTCAAATAGACCAAAGCAGGTAAAATTAAACTGCCATTGAAAATAATGCCGTATATATGATTCAAAATCTGACTTATTCAGTACTAAAAATTCTGTAAAGTTAGGGAGCTGAAAAAATAGGAAAAGAAAAAATCCAGAAAAACTCTCTAATTTTTTTCGCAATTGGAGATATCATTATTAGTAATAAAGCTAAGGGTCATTAGCCAAATATTTTTATCTGTAAGAAAGCTTAACAGTTAACTGTTTGAGAAAGATATTTTTGACAAATTCCGAAACTTAAAAAATGAATTTTCATTCCAACTCTTGAAGGTACAGATAAAAAATTTCGGAAATTGAAAAATTTCCGGAACCGTCTTTCCAAAATCCTTCAAAAAAACGGTTGTTCAAAACGCTTCGAAAAGGTCCGAAACCTCATCCTTTCGCAGCCTTGTGCCTGAAACGCAGAAGGAACTCTTTCGTCCAGGGCAACCGCCAACCCCATGAAAACACAGGAGGTCTCAAAAAGATAAGGAACTGATGCACATATTTTTTACTTTAGACGACTCCATGCCCAAAACTTCCCTCTAATAAAAAGGATGTTTGGCATGTCTCCAGAAAAATTTGACGAACATTAAACGTCTTTACCGGAACGGAAATACATTATATTTTTTTGGATTTTAATTCCATATTCAAGTAGGGAAATATAAAATTCAAAAGAAGTCAAAAAAGCAAGTAGAAAAAAAAGATTAACAGGCCGCTCCTGCTCACTTCAAAGGTCCGAAAAGCTCTTGAAGCAAAAAATTTTGCCCGATCAAAAAATCCCTTAATTTTCAGGCAATCTTGGATTTCCGCGCAGGCTGGCTGAACCCCTATGAGAGAATAGGAGAAACTAAAATATGAACAAACATACATTGAAAATATTTCTGATTTGTCTAACATTGCTCCTGGTAGCGGCTGCTCAGCCGGTACTGGGCTCCGACTGGGCTCAGTTCCAGAGAGATGCCTATAACACAGGCATAACTGCAGACAGAGCCCCTATAACTGACCCCGTGAACTCCACACTTTCCTGGGAGTACAAACTGGGAGGAAACGTTGATTCGGCTCCTATAGTGGCCGGAGACATGATGTATGCTGTGGCGGGTAACAATCACATCTATGCCTTTAACAGGACCACAGGCGGACTTGTCTGGGAAGAATCCACAAGTGGGGGTCTCGGCTTCCTTATCGGGAATGCAGCAGTTGGAAACGGAACAGTCTTTGTGCCAACATCCAATGGGAAGATTTTTGCTTTTGACGCGCAAACAGGTAGCTCAAAGTGGAACAAAACCGTAAGCAGCTACACATATAATCAGATTGATACTCCTATTACTTATTCTGACGGCAAAATCTACTTCGGGGAAGCAATGGGGCAATCCCGGAATTATTTCTGCCTGGACGAAAACGGCAACCAGGTCTGGAGCCGCCCTGCAACGACTAAAGTAAGCAGTCAGGGGCCCTACTATTGGGCAGGAGCTGCAGTAATCGGGGACTACCTCGTTTATGGAGACAATGACGGACACATTGTTTCCGTGAATAAGGATACAGGAACTGACATTGCTGAAATAAATGTCTCTGAAGAGTTCGGGGTAGACTGTAAAGAAATCCGGTCCTCAATCCTTTATGTTGAAGACCCGGGAAGAGTCTACTTCACGTCTACGGGAGGATACTGCTTTGCTCTTGGTTTTAACCCTGCCGACCCCACCTTTAATACATCCGACAAACACAGTGTAAACATCGCCTATGCCTCTACCACGACTCCTGCCTATTACAACGGAAGAATATACATAGGTTCGGGAGAAATAATGAAATCCAATGGAAATGGGGTTTATTGCCTTGATGCCGACCTGACCGGCGTGATCTGGAATTATCCTGTAGGAGGCACAGGGATAGTTCAGTCCTCCCCGGCAATCTCCACATACTACGACAACGGAGACGGGGAAGTCTACATATACTTCACGGTAAACGCAAAACCCATAGGAGGCGTGTACTGTCTCAAGGACTTACCCGATTCAACAAGCCCCGAACTTGTATGGAGTTACATCGAAAGCGGCAAAACGGACTTTTCTCTTCCGGGAGTTGCAATCTCTGACGGCTGGGTCTATTACGGAACCGACAACAAATACATCTTCGGACTCACAACTCCTGATTCGCAGGTTCCTGAAGCACCTACCGCTGACTTCAGCGCGTCGCCCGTTTCCGGAGACGCACCTCTAACTGTCAGCTTTACCGATCTTTCCACGGGCGATGGAATTACCGCCTGGGCATGGGACTTTGACAACGATGAAAACGTGGACTCGACAGAGCAGAACCCGAGCTACACCTATTCCAATGCAGGAACCTACGCTGTTAGCCTCAAGGTCACCGGGGAAGGCGGAAGCGACTCTGAAGTAAAAGCTGACTACATCACTGTATCCGAATCATCTACGCCTGTAGAACCGGTTGCTGCTTTCGCTGCGGATGTAACGAGTGGTACTGCTCCTCTAACCGTTAATTTCACGGATCAATCCACAGGTTCACCTACTTCCTGGGCATGGGACTTTGACAACGACGGAAACGATGACTCAAGCGAACAGAGCCCGAGCTATACCTATAACGATACAGGTAGCTATACCGTAAAACTTACTGTCAGCAACGAAAACGGTAGCGATGCCCTGGAAATTTCGGGAATGATCACAGTTAAAGAAATTGTGATATCCGAGGATACCTGGTACCAGTTCCACAAGGACGCACAGCACAGTGGATATAGTAGCTCTGATGCTCCTGACAGCGCTAACCTTGCCTGGATTGCCGGGCCTCTTAATGATACGTATTCCCTTGTTCCGAGTTCAAGCGTGGTTATTGCCGAAGGAATGGTCTTCGGACTATGCAACGGCGCTGTTGATGACTATGGCAACCCTCTGACTTCCGAGGGACAGCTTGTTGCCTTTGACGAGGAAACAGGAGAAGAAATATGGAATGTAACCGTAATGGCTCCGGAATGGGGTTCATGGTCATGTCCTGCTTACAATGACGGAAAGGTATTCGCATCTGCAGGGAAAAACACTTACTGTGTAAATGCTTCTACCGGGGATATTCTATGGACCTTCCAGAACCCGAGTGAACTTGCATCATGTAACGGCGGCCCGGCAATAGGAGATGGAAAGGTATTTGCCAGCGACTGGGACGGAGGAAATTATTACTGTCTTGATGAAAACACGGGAGAACTTCTGTGGACTTTCAAGGTAGATGGGCTATATGCACAGTCTACTCCTGCTTACAAAGAGGATAGGGTCTATCTTTCGGGATGGACTACCGTAAATGCAGTCTACTGCGTAAATGCAACCACTGGAGAACTGATATGGGAAAATGACGAGTTATCAAGCAACCCATGCGGTTCCATAACAGTTACCGATGAAGGTCTGTACCTTTCTATTTACAGTTTCGGGACAGAGGATGGATTCTACAAGCTTGACCTGAACGACGGACATGAAATATGGGGAAGACCCGATATACCCCCTACGGATTCAACACCAGCTGTGGTAAATGGAAAAGTCTATTTGTCGGCGGGTACGGCGGGATACAGCGACCTCAATACATATTGCCTTAATGCCTCTGACGGGAAAACAATATGGGTAACGGATTCTTCTGAGAATATAGGAGACTGGGTATGTTCACCTGCTGTTGCGGATGGAAAAGTCTTTACAGGAGGGGCAGCTGAAGGACTCTTTACAGGCTCATCAACACTCTACGCTTTTGATGCAGAAACAGGAACAGTAATATGGAGCTATAAAGGCTGTGGAGGCTCACCGGCAATTGCTGACGATATGGTATTCAGTACAGGAAGCGGAAAACTTTACGCGTTCAAGGAAGCCGAAGTATCTCTACCGGAAGCAAACTTCAGCTCCAATGTGAGTTCAGGAAAAGCACCCCTGACTGTAGGCTTCACCGACGAATCAACCGGAGAAGGCATCACAGACTGGGCATGGGACTTTGAAAACGACGGAAACGTGGATTCCACGGAACAGAACCCGGTCCATACTTACACTGCCGACGGAAATTATACTGTCAACCTAACAGTTACCAGTGCAGCGGGAAGCGATTCCGAGGTGAAGGATGCATATATTGTTGTTAGCGAATCTCTTCCCGAATCTCCGGTTGCCAACTTTACAGCAACGCCTACATCTGGAAATGCCCCACTGACAGTGAACTTTACCGATGCATCAACCGGTACTGTCTCTTCCTATGCATGGGACTTTGACAACGACGGAAATGTGGATTCCACTGAACAGAGCCCCTCATATATCTATGCTGCAGTCGGTACTTATACTGTCAACCTTACAGTAACCGGGACTGGAGGTAGTGATTCTGAGGTGAAAGTGGACCTTGTCGAGGTCTCAAAGTCCCTGGTAAATAGTTATTCTACTTCCATGAATAACACCAACCCCGGCGCTCCTGACCCCGCTATACCTGGTTTCGTGGGACCTGATGGCGATGGTAAATGCTTGAACAATGGACCTAATAACGTGGTAAACCCCGTATTCCTGGAGTGGGCTTCCGTTGCCGTCGATTATTCGCCTGCCAATCAGAGCATCAACCCAAATTTTGCTGACCCCGCCAAGGCTCTTGGCCCTGTGACCGGAAGCAACATGGATATCGTTTCCCTGGGAGACCTTGAAGAGAGTCAGCTCCTGGCCGGCGAGCAGCCGGGTTCGGTAACTTTCGGATTTGATGTGCCTATTGCTAACGGTGATGGTCCCGACCTGGCTCTCTTTGAGAATGGTTTCATGAGTGGTTCAGGGATATTTGCCGAGTTAGCCTTCGTGGAGGTATCCACAGATAACATCACCTTTGTGCGTTTCCCAGCGGCCTCGCTGACGCCTGGTTTGGTGGGAGGTTATGGGACAATTGATCCTACCAATGTGACCAATCTGGTGGGAAAGCATGTCAATGCTTATGGTAATTCGTGGGGTACACCGTTCGATCTCAGTTGCCTTGAGAACACGACAGAGGTCCTGAACGGTAGTGTGGATCTGAACAATATCAACTACGTGAGAGTAGTCGACATACCTGGCAACGGTTTCTTCAAGGATTCTCTTGGAAATCCCATCTACGATGCGTGGGTTACCTGGGGATCCGGAGGTCTGGATCTGGAGGCCGTTGGTGTAATTAATACGGCATATTTGCCGGTGTCTGTCGCCGAATTTTCTGTCAATGTGACTTCCGGATATGCCCCATTAACTGTCCAGTTCACCGACCAATCAACTTACAGCCCTACTTCCTGGGCGTGGGACTTTGATAATGACGGTTCGATTGACAATACTGAACAGAATCCTTCATTTACCTACACGACTTCAGGAAATTATTCAGTCAATCTTACGGTCACGAATGCAGCCGGTAGCGACTCGGAAGTAAAGGACGCATATATTGTAGTTAGCGAACCACTTCCTGAAGCTCCGGTTGCAAACTTCACTGCGACGCCTACTTCTGGAAACGCCCCACTGACAGTAAACTTCACCGATGCATCAACCGGAACTATCTCTTCATATGCATGGGACTTTGATAATGACGGCTCGATTGACAGTACTGAGCAGAACCCCTCTCATACGTACACATCAGCCGGAAATTACACTGTAAATCTGACTGTGGAAAATGCTGCCGGAACTGACTTTGAGTTAAAAACGGATTACATAGAAGTTTCCGAAGCTTCCGGGTCAACTGTTACTCTCTATTTCGACCCTGAAAATTCCTCAGTTTCAGAAAACGAATCCACTGAAATAAATCTCGTTGCCAGCAATTTCCCTGCAGGCCTTTCAGGCTACAACCTGACCGTTGCTCTCGACGACCCGACTGTTGCCGAGATAGTCGATATAGAGTACCCTTCCTGGGCTTTGATTACTGAAAACTCTTCCCTGCCAGCGACTTCTATCTACCTGAAAGCTGTTGACGGAGAAGATGCCGTTAAGGAAGGAGCAGCAGGTGTTGTGCTTGCAACTCTTAAGGTTTCTGGGAAGGAATCAGGATCAGCAAACCTTTCGATAGGAGTTGACCGTCTGGATGACGACTCCGGAGACACGGTTGAGCCAGCGTTTTTAACAGGGAAAATTGAAGTAACCCTTCTTTCTCCCCTGCCGGATCAGGAATATGCCCCCAGGGACCTTGATGGAGACGGACTCTATGAAGACCTCACCGGAAACGGGGAGTTCAGCTTCGTAGATGTAGTGGCATACTTCCACAACATGGACTGGATAGAGGAAAACATGCCGGTGGAGTATTTCGACTTCAACGGGAACGGAAGGATAGACTTCGATGATGTAGTAGATATGTTTGCAATGATCTGATTGAGGAGAAAAAAGGGACGAAAAAACAAAGGGAATTGAGAAAAATTTTCTCATATTTCCCACTATTTTTTCCTTTCGTTTATTTGAAAAACATTTATAGTGTGGTGATTCTTTGCAAAAAAGGCCCGGAGTTTTAATTTCAATAGTTTTAGCTTTTGCGATTCTTCTTTCTATCCTGATCTGTACCGGACTTGCAGAAGCTTCTCCTTCTCTTATAATAGAGCCATCGAAGGAAATTTCCCTGGGGGCCGGAGAGATCTATGAGCTGTCTCTGAGTGCGGATAGCCTGCCTGAAGGACTTTCTGGTTATAATCTGACCGTGGAACTGAACGATCCCGATGTCGCTGAAATACAAGCCGTTAACTTTCCCGAGTGGGCGAGTTTGACTGATGTGTCCGAGCTTCCTGCTTCCTCCGTGAAGTTAAAAGCAGTCGACATCCAGGAAGCCGTAGATGAAGAGGCTGAAGATGTAGAACTTGCAGTCCTTACCTTAAAAGGGCTCGAAGGCGGATCTACCGGAATCACCGTCACAGTAGACAGAATGGATGACGATTCTGAAAATACGATCATCCTCGAAGGAGCGGAATATCCGAAAGAAGATGACGGAGATTCGGAAGAAGATGATGGAGATTCGGAAGAAAATACATCTGCTGATGACAATGTCAAAACTTCAGATAGTGTCAAAACTTCAGACCCCCTGAGTCAATCGGACAGTAGCTCCACGTCAGTAATACAGGAAGATCCTAATGAAACCGCGGAGGAAAGGAAAAACTCCGATGATGAAAACTCCTCCTTAAAAAAGGAGGTAGAAATCTCAAGTTCCGAAACTTCCGATAAACAGGATAATCTCATAAACTCTGATGAGGAGGCTGATGAAAGTAAAAATGATACAGGGAACAGTACAGGAACAGGGAACAGTACAGGAAACAGTACCCTTCCCGGGTTCGGATTCATTTATTCGATATCAGTTTTCGTTGTTTTTGTGGTAATTCACTCAAGATCAAAAAAATGAGAAGATTAAAGGCATTTTATGGGAAGATTTAACATGAAACTAACAAGAAAAAAGATTACAGGAAACTTACTGAGAAGTCTTGCAGTCCTTCTGTTGTTCAGCCTTGGGGCGTGTACGGCTGCCGGTGAAGAACTCTATTTTGAGCCCCAGGAGGCTGTTTTTTCAGATACCGTCTCCGTAGCAAATCTGAGTTTCTATCTTGATCAAGCACCTTCCGGGCTTTCGGGGTACAACCTGACTCTCAGCATAAGTGACCCTTCAGTTGCCAGGATAACGGGAGTGGAGTTTCCTTCCTGGGTAAGCTTGAATAACAGTTCGAGTCTTCCGGCGGATTCGGTCCAGATCAAAGCTGTTGATCTGACAGAAAAGATAAATGCAGGAGATTCAGATGTCTCTTTAGGTACGGTAACTGTAGAATCCCTTGCTTCCGGGGAAGCAAATCTCACCGTATCCGTTAACCGGTTGGATGATGATTCCGAAAATACGATCTCTGTCACCGTCCGGGAAGCAAAACTGACTTCCGGAACGACTTCCAAGAACCCGATTGTTTCGATTATTCCGGCGGAATCCACTCTTTCTTCGGGCGAATCCCAGGTCTTCGAGATCAGGGCGGATAATTTCCCAGACGGTCTTTCTGGCTATGACTTTAACCTCACCCTCGAGAATCCGGCTGTTGGAAATTTCACGGATGTGGAATATCCTTCCTGGGTTGGCCTTTCGGAAAACTCCAGTATGCCCAATACTTCGATAAAAGTAAAAGCGGTGGATACTACTGACGTTGTTAAGGCTGGTGATGAAAACGTTCTCCTGGCAAGTGCCACCTTTGTGGCCGAAACTCCGGGAGAAAGTGAAATATCTCTT
This genomic interval carries:
- a CDS encoding PKD domain-containing protein; its protein translation is MNKHTLKIFLICLTLLLVAAAQPVLGSDWAQFQRDAYNTGITADRAPITDPVNSTLSWEYKLGGNVDSAPIVAGDMMYAVAGNNHIYAFNRTTGGLVWEESTSGGLGFLIGNAAVGNGTVFVPTSNGKIFAFDAQTGSSKWNKTVSSYTYNQIDTPITYSDGKIYFGEAMGQSRNYFCLDENGNQVWSRPATTKVSSQGPYYWAGAAVIGDYLVYGDNDGHIVSVNKDTGTDIAEINVSEEFGVDCKEIRSSILYVEDPGRVYFTSTGGYCFALGFNPADPTFNTSDKHSVNIAYASTTTPAYYNGRIYIGSGEIMKSNGNGVYCLDADLTGVIWNYPVGGTGIVQSSPAISTYYDNGDGEVYIYFTVNAKPIGGVYCLKDLPDSTSPELVWSYIESGKTDFSLPGVAISDGWVYYGTDNKYIFGLTTPDSQVPEAPTADFSASPVSGDAPLTVSFTDLSTGDGITAWAWDFDNDENVDSTEQNPSYTYSNAGTYAVSLKVTGEGGSDSEVKADYITVSESSTPVEPVAAFAADVTSGTAPLTVNFTDQSTGSPTSWAWDFDNDGNDDSSEQSPSYTYNDTGSYTVKLTVSNENGSDALEISGMITVKEIVISEDTWYQFHKDAQHSGYSSSDAPDSANLAWIAGPLNDTYSLVPSSSVVIAEGMVFGLCNGAVDDYGNPLTSEGQLVAFDEETGEEIWNVTVMAPEWGSWSCPAYNDGKVFASAGKNTYCVNASTGDILWTFQNPSELASCNGGPAIGDGKVFASDWDGGNYYCLDENTGELLWTFKVDGLYAQSTPAYKEDRVYLSGWTTVNAVYCVNATTGELIWENDELSSNPCGSITVTDEGLYLSIYSFGTEDGFYKLDLNDGHEIWGRPDIPPTDSTPAVVNGKVYLSAGTAGYSDLNTYCLNASDGKTIWVTDSSENIGDWVCSPAVADGKVFTGGAAEGLFTGSSTLYAFDAETGTVIWSYKGCGGSPAIADDMVFSTGSGKLYAFKEAEVSLPEANFSSNVSSGKAPLTVGFTDESTGEGITDWAWDFENDGNVDSTEQNPVHTYTADGNYTVNLTVTSAAGSDSEVKDAYIVVSESLPESPVANFTATPTSGNAPLTVNFTDASTGTVSSYAWDFDNDGNVDSTEQSPSYIYAAVGTYTVNLTVTGTGGSDSEVKVDLVEVSKSLVNSYSTSMNNTNPGAPDPAIPGFVGPDGDGKCLNNGPNNVVNPVFLEWASVAVDYSPANQSINPNFADPAKALGPVTGSNMDIVSLGDLEESQLLAGEQPGSVTFGFDVPIANGDGPDLALFENGFMSGSGIFAELAFVEVSTDNITFVRFPAASLTPGLVGGYGTIDPTNVTNLVGKHVNAYGNSWGTPFDLSCLENTTEVLNGSVDLNNINYVRVVDIPGNGFFKDSLGNPIYDAWVTWGSGGLDLEAVGVINTAYLPVSVAEFSVNVTSGYAPLTVQFTDQSTYSPTSWAWDFDNDGSIDNTEQNPSFTYTTSGNYSVNLTVTNAAGSDSEVKDAYIVVSEPLPEAPVANFTATPTSGNAPLTVNFTDASTGTISSYAWDFDNDGSIDSTEQNPSHTYTSAGNYTVNLTVENAAGTDFELKTDYIEVSEASGSTVTLYFDPENSSVSENESTEINLVASNFPAGLSGYNLTVALDDPTVAEIVDIEYPSWALITENSSLPATSIYLKAVDGEDAVKEGAAGVVLATLKVSGKESGSANLSIGVDRLDDDSGDTVEPAFLTGKIEVTLLSPLPDQEYAPRDLDGDGLYEDLTGNGEFSFVDVVAYFHNMDWIEENMPVEYFDFNGNGRIDFDDVVDMFAMI